The Flavobacterium sp. M31R6 nucleotide sequence ATACTTTAAGAGGTTTGGAATCTTCACGATTTGTAACTGCGATTTCAGGTTTCAATTTATTGACAAATTCTACAAGTCCGTCATCGGCAGTTGTTTTTGTATTGCTTAAACCAAATGAAGAACGTGGCAGCATTAAAAATATTGATGAAATAATGAATCAGGTTCGTGGCAAATTAGGCGCGATTTCAGATGGTAGTTTCTTTGTATTCAGTTTCCCAACTGTTCCCGGTTTTAGTAATGTTGAAGCTTTGGATTTAGTATTACAGGACAAAACGGGTGGCAAGCTAGATAAGTTTAGCGGTATTTCTCAAAACTTCATTGGTGAATTAATGAAACGCCCAGAAATTGCTGTTGCTTTTACCAGTTTCAAAGCTGATTATCCTCAATTGCAATTGGACATCAATGACGAGAAAGCCGATCAATTGGGTGTAAAAGTCAAAGATATTCTGCAGACTATGCAGGCGTATTTTGGTAGTGCACAAGCATCCGACTTTAACCGATTTGGGAAATATTACCGAGTGGTTGTCCAAGCAGATATTGCCGACAGAGCAGACCCAACGGCTATCGACCGTGTATTTGTAAAAAACAAAAACGGCGAAATGGTTCCAATAAATACTCTGGTAAAACTAAGCCGTATTTATGGTTCTGAAACAGCTTCGAGATACAATTTGTTTAATTCAATTTCGGTGAATGCGATTCCGAAACCTGGATTTAGTTCTGGAGATGCGATTAAAGCAATCGAGGAAGTTGCAGCGCAGCAATTACCCGCAGGCTACAGTTATGAATTCTCAGGGCAAACCCGCGAAGAGATTTCTTCGGGAGGACAATCAACTACGATTTTTCTATTGTGTCTGATATTTATTTACTTCCTGCTTGCAGCACAGTATGAAAGCTACATTTTGCCTTTGGCAGTAATTTTCTCTATTCCAGCTGGAATCTTTGGAGTATTTGTAGCGATTGGCTTGACCGGAATCGAAAATAACATTTATGTGCAGGTTGCCTTGGTAATGCTTATTGGTCTGCTCGCCAAGAATGCGATTCTGATTGTAGAGTTTGCTGTCCAAAAAAGAAAATCAGGACAGCCATTAGTCAAAGCTTCGATAGATGCAGCCAAACTGCGTTTGCGTCCAATTATCATGACATCGCTGGCTTTCGTTGTTGGATTAATTCCAATGATGTACGCCACAGGTCCATCGGCTCAAGGTAACCACTCCATCAGTATTGGTGCCGCCGGAGGAATGGTTTCGGGAGTAATTCTAGGGTTGTTGATCATCCCTGTTTTATTCATCGTATTCCAATATTTACAAGAAAAAGTTACTGGAAAACCAGTAGCTGTAACTCATAACTACGAAAACAAAAATGGAAAATTACATCACAACAATTCTGGTGACAATCATCATCAGCCTCACGTACATAGCGTATAAAGTGTCAAAAGATCTTGAAACAAAAAAAGATAGCTGTCCAGAAATTTAATTACGAAAAAGTAAAAATGAAAAAGTATATAACCAAAACCGTGATGATCGCCATTTTGATCACCACAATAATATCCTGTACTGTTTCGAAGGATATTGAAACTCCAAAAAATGCATTTCCTGAGAATTTCAGGAATGCATCGGTTTCAAAAGACACCGCAAGCATCGGTGATTTGGAGTGGAAAAATTTCTTCACAGAAAAAGATATTATTCAGCTTATTGACAGTGCCGTGGTCAGAAACAATGATTTGCAGATTGCGACTAAAAACATTGAAATTGCGCAATACAGATTCACGCAATCTAAATGGGGAAATGTACCGCAAGCCAATTTATTTGTGACTGCCAACACCAATAATCCTTCTGATAACAGTTTTACTGGAAGAACTCTGGATCAGGCTTTGGGCGCAAAACATATTGATGATTTCTCGACTGGCGTTTCACTTTCGTGGGAAGCAGATATTTGGGGTAAAATCAAAAACCAGAAGAAAGGAGCTTTTGCCAATTATCTTCAATCGGAAGAAGTAAAAAAAGCACTGCAGACTACTGTTGTGGCCAATGTTTCAAATGGATATTACAATCTTTTGATGCTGGACGCACAATTAGAAATCGCCAAGAAAAACGTGCAGTTAATTGACAGCACCACCACTATAATCAAATTGAAATTTGATGCCGGACAAGTAACTTCATTAGCCATTCAGCAATCGGAAGCGCAGAAATTAAATGCGGCGCAATTAGTTCCTTTATTGGAACAAAACATTGCGATTCAGGAAAATGCTTTGAGTGTTTT carries:
- a CDS encoding TolC family protein; the encoded protein is MKKYITKTVMIAILITTIISCTVSKDIETPKNAFPENFRNASVSKDTASIGDLEWKNFFTEKDIIQLIDSAVVRNNDLQIATKNIEIAQYRFTQSKWGNVPQANLFVTANTNNPSDNSFTGRTLDQALGAKHIDDFSTGVSLSWEADIWGKIKNQKKGAFANYLQSEEVKKALQTTVVANVSNGYYNLLMLDAQLEIAKKNVQLIDSTTTIIKLKFDAGQVTSLAIQQSEAQKLNAAQLVPLLEQNIAIQENALSVLTGSFPNSKKRSIALSAVEVKNNASIGIPSSIISRRPDVKSAELALKSANANVGITKADLYPVLRITAQGGLNSFESSNWFNIPASLFGTVAGGLTQPLLNNKKLKTQYNIAVAEREKAVLNFRQSVLVAVSEVSDALVKVEKLHQQESFLQERVKTLQLAIKNAKMLFKNGMAEYLEVLSAQASLLQSELELANIKREQLSANTELYRALGGGWR